One genomic segment of Streptomyces sp. NBC_00239 includes these proteins:
- a CDS encoding ArsR/SmtB family transcription factor codes for MNESHTGASGDGRPRDGVAPAALLAGFAAALADETRAAICMTLLEGRAWTAGELARITAVAPSTVSGHLARLTEAGLCVTERQGRHSYVRIADAATARLLDELASYAIPDRDSAHAAPVVAAPDPLALARTCYDHFAGRLGMAVTDAMERRGLIRTEGVFELTDAGRQWCAEAGVDLEHKGRRRPVSACLDWTERRRHLGGVAGARLCARALDRGWVVRPAGGGRGLEVTPAGERAFADLLGITPDAWS; via the coding sequence ATGAACGAGTCGCATACCGGAGCATCCGGGGACGGAAGGCCGCGGGACGGCGTCGCTCCGGCCGCTCTCCTCGCCGGCTTCGCCGCGGCGCTGGCCGACGAGACGCGGGCCGCCATCTGCATGACGTTGCTGGAGGGGCGCGCCTGGACCGCGGGCGAACTGGCCCGGATCACCGCCGTCGCACCGTCCACCGTCAGCGGGCACCTGGCCCGGCTGACCGAGGCGGGGCTCTGCGTGACCGAGCGGCAGGGCCGGCACAGCTACGTGCGGATCGCCGACGCCGCGACGGCCCGCCTCCTCGACGAGCTCGCCTCGTACGCGATTCCGGACCGGGACTCGGCGCACGCGGCGCCCGTGGTCGCGGCGCCGGATCCGCTGGCTCTCGCCCGCACCTGTTACGACCACTTCGCGGGGCGCCTGGGGATGGCGGTGACGGACGCGATGGAGCGGCGCGGGCTGATCCGCACGGAGGGCGTTTTCGAGCTGACGGACGCCGGCCGGCAGTGGTGCGCGGAAGCGGGTGTCGACCTCGAACACAAGGGGCGGAGGCGGCCGGTGAGCGCCTGCCTGGACTGGACGGAGCGCCGCCGCCACCTCGGGGGCGTCGCGGGGGCGCGGCTGTGCGCGCGGGCGCTGGACCGGGGATGGGTGGTGCGGCCGGCGGGCGGCGGGCGCGGGTTGGAGGTGACGCCGGCCGGCGAGCGGGCGTTCGCGGACCTGTTGGGGATCACCCCGGACGCCTGGAGCTGA
- a CDS encoding LLM class flavin-dependent oxidoreductase, whose product MQFGIFTVGDVTADPTTGRTPGEHERIKAMLAIAQKAEEVGLDVFATGEHHNPPFVPSSPTTMLGYIAARTENLILSTSTTLITTNDPVKIAEDFAMLQHVADGRVDVMMGRGNTGPVYPWFGKDIRDGIDLAVENYALLRRLWDEDVVTWKGKFRTPLQSFTSTPRPLDGVAPFVWHGSIRSPEIAEQAAYYGDGFFHNNIFWPASHTEQMVNLYRQRYAHYGHGTPEQAIVGLGGQVFMRKNSQDAVREFRPYFDNAPVYGHGPSLEEFTSQTPLTVGSPQQVIERTLSFRDYAGDYQRQLFLMDHAGLPLKTVLEQLDLLGEEVVPVLRKEFASLRPAGVPDAPTHSARVAEARTTPKEETRA is encoded by the coding sequence ATGCAGTTCGGGATCTTCACCGTCGGTGACGTCACGGCCGATCCGACGACCGGACGCACGCCCGGCGAGCACGAGCGGATCAAGGCGATGCTCGCCATCGCGCAGAAGGCCGAGGAAGTCGGCCTCGACGTCTTCGCCACCGGCGAGCACCACAACCCGCCGTTCGTCCCCTCCTCGCCGACGACGATGCTCGGCTACATCGCCGCGCGCACCGAGAACCTGATCCTGTCCACCTCGACGACGCTGATCACCACGAACGACCCGGTGAAGATCGCCGAGGACTTCGCGATGCTCCAGCACGTCGCCGACGGCCGTGTGGACGTGATGATGGGCCGCGGCAACACCGGGCCGGTCTACCCCTGGTTCGGCAAGGACATCCGCGACGGCATCGACCTCGCCGTGGAGAACTACGCGCTGCTGCGCCGCCTGTGGGACGAGGACGTCGTCACCTGGAAGGGCAAGTTCCGCACACCGCTGCAGTCCTTCACGTCGACCCCGCGCCCGCTGGACGGCGTGGCGCCCTTCGTGTGGCACGGCTCGATCCGCTCGCCGGAGATAGCCGAGCAGGCCGCGTACTACGGCGACGGCTTCTTCCACAACAACATCTTCTGGCCGGCCTCCCACACCGAGCAGATGGTCAACCTGTACCGGCAGCGCTACGCCCACTACGGGCACGGCACCCCCGAGCAGGCCATCGTCGGACTCGGCGGCCAGGTGTTCATGCGGAAGAACTCGCAGGACGCGGTGCGCGAGTTCCGGCCCTACTTCGACAACGCGCCGGTGTACGGACACGGCCCGTCCCTGGAGGAGTTCACCTCCCAGACCCCGCTGACCGTCGGCTCGCCGCAGCAGGTCATCGAGCGCACCCTGTCGTTCCGGGACTACGCCGGCGACTACCAGCGCCAGCTGTTCCTGATGGACCACGCGGGGCTGCCGCTGAAGACCGTCCTGGAGCAGCTCGACCTGCTCGGCGAGGAGGTCGTGCCGGTGCTGCGCAAGGAGTTCGCGAGCCTGCGACCGGCCGGCGTGCCGGACGCGCCCACGCACTCCGCCCGTGTGGCGGAGGCCCGGACGACCCCGAAGGAGGAGACGCGGGCATGA
- a CDS encoding cupin domain-containing protein encodes MGNERKAETATVAALVTAAAAQDLSGALWRLRGTGRQLDANLVRHLPGAEVAVHAEAEVDVMLVVVAGAGVLTLDGTPSQLHPGFLGLLPRGAFRGLSAGPEGLTVLTVHSRRRGMTIDRPAPPPQCEVHLVCGQCHRHAIEVDARHCSACGARLPGRS; translated from the coding sequence GTGGGAAACGAGCGGAAGGCGGAGACCGCGACCGTCGCGGCACTCGTCACGGCCGCGGCGGCGCAGGACCTCAGCGGCGCGCTGTGGCGGCTGCGCGGGACCGGCCGGCAGCTCGACGCCAACCTGGTGCGCCACCTCCCCGGCGCCGAGGTGGCCGTACACGCCGAGGCCGAGGTCGACGTGATGCTGGTCGTCGTCGCGGGCGCCGGGGTGCTGACCCTCGACGGCACACCGTCGCAGCTCCACCCCGGATTCCTCGGCCTCCTGCCGCGCGGCGCGTTCCGGGGGCTGTCGGCCGGCCCGGAGGGGCTGACCGTCCTGACCGTGCACAGCAGGCGTCGCGGGATGACCATCGACCGGCCCGCCCCGCCCCCGCAGTGCGAGGTGCACCTCGTCTGCGGACAGTGCCACCGCCACGCCATCGAGGTCGACGCCCGCCACTGCTCCGCCTGCGGCGCCCGCCTGCCCGGCCGTTCCTAG
- a CDS encoding MerR family transcriptional regulator — translation MFIGEVARRSGVSARMLRHYESLGLVRPTGRTGSGYREYSADDVRRIFHIESLRSLGLSLRDIGRALDDPGFTPSALVGDLIDQARARIAAETELLTRLRRIDAADPADWEDALQVVALLRALGSKSAGTRQRAALSSVDEVPVPVEALVEAVLSETDPSVAGALRWALARSGEGGPALLAEGLGSPVAAVRERAVRCLAEMAGDEATTYLRQALTSPDTVVRGCAALVLGARGVADAVPVLLDMVVAGRNDVEAADALSVLAGDGATAGRIATGIVDRLAHDTGGAPARGRLAQALAGVPGPEASRALAVLSQDEDRGVALTAAYVLRLRDDAL, via the coding sequence GTGTTTATCGGTGAGGTGGCGCGACGGTCCGGGGTCAGTGCCCGCATGCTCCGGCACTACGAGTCGCTGGGCCTGGTGCGTCCTACCGGCCGTACCGGCTCCGGGTATCGGGAGTACTCCGCGGACGACGTCCGACGGATCTTCCACATCGAGAGCCTGCGGTCGCTGGGCCTGTCGCTGCGGGACATCGGGCGCGCCCTCGACGATCCGGGCTTCACGCCCTCGGCACTCGTCGGCGACCTCATCGACCAGGCACGCGCACGCATCGCGGCCGAGACCGAACTGCTCACGCGGCTGCGGCGGATCGATGCCGCCGACCCCGCCGACTGGGAGGACGCCCTCCAGGTCGTCGCGCTCCTGCGGGCACTGGGCTCGAAGAGCGCCGGCACGCGTCAGCGCGCGGCCCTGTCGTCGGTCGACGAGGTTCCGGTACCGGTGGAGGCTCTGGTCGAGGCGGTGCTGAGCGAGACGGACCCGAGCGTCGCCGGCGCCCTCCGGTGGGCGCTGGCGCGATCGGGCGAGGGCGGTCCGGCGCTGCTCGCCGAGGGCCTCGGCTCACCGGTGGCCGCGGTGCGGGAACGCGCCGTTAGGTGCCTCGCCGAGATGGCCGGCGATGAGGCCACCACGTACCTCCGGCAGGCCCTCACGAGTCCCGACACCGTGGTCCGCGGGTGTGCGGCTCTGGTGCTCGGGGCGCGTGGGGTGGCCGACGCCGTCCCCGTGCTCCTCGACATGGTCGTGGCGGGGAGGAACGACGTCGAGGCAGCCGACGCGCTGAGCGTGCTGGCCGGCGACGGCGCGACGGCGGGCCGGATCGCGACCGGGATCGTCGACCGTCTCGCCCACGACACCGGCGGAGCGCCGGCCCGTGGGCGGCTGGCCCAGGCACTGGCCGGCGTCCCGGGGCCTGAGGCGTCCCGTGCCCTCGCCGTGCTGTCGCAGGACGAGGACCGGGGGGTCGCGCTGACGGCTGCGTACGTCCTCCGGCTGCGCGACGACGCACTGTGA
- a CDS encoding CE1759 family FMN reductase, translating into MKIVVVSAGLSSPSSTRLLADRLTAATLEHLDAEPRVIELRDLATEIAQQFVTGFPPARLAAALDAVAAADGLIAVTPVFAGSYSGLFKSFFDVIDKDALTGKPVLLGATGGTARHSLVTEHALRPLFSYLRALVLPTAVYAASEDWGEEGLAQRIGRAGAELARFMAPAPEPAPVPTPTPTPAPATVGSATPEAARDAVPGASPDVNTAAAIAPRSLTGAITSVDPQGGFTVVPFEQRLAALRAR; encoded by the coding sequence ATGAAGATCGTCGTCGTATCGGCGGGCCTGAGCTCGCCCTCCTCGACGCGGCTGCTCGCCGACCGGCTCACGGCCGCGACGCTGGAGCACCTGGACGCCGAGCCCCGGGTGATCGAACTCAGGGACCTGGCCACGGAGATCGCGCAGCAATTCGTCACCGGTTTCCCGCCCGCCCGCCTGGCCGCAGCCCTCGACGCGGTGGCCGCCGCGGACGGCCTGATCGCCGTGACGCCCGTGTTCGCGGGCTCGTACAGCGGCCTGTTCAAGTCGTTCTTCGACGTCATCGACAAGGACGCCCTCACCGGGAAGCCCGTGCTCCTCGGTGCGACCGGCGGCACGGCCCGGCACTCCCTGGTCACCGAACACGCCCTGCGCCCGCTGTTCTCCTACCTGCGCGCGCTCGTCCTGCCGACCGCCGTGTACGCAGCCTCGGAGGACTGGGGCGAGGAGGGGCTCGCGCAGCGCATCGGCCGTGCGGGAGCGGAGCTGGCGCGCTTCATGGCACCCGCACCCGAGCCTGCGCCCGTACCCACACCCACACCCACACCCGCTCCCGCGACCGTCGGTTCTGCGACCCCCGAGGCCGCCCGCGACGCGGTCCCTGGTGCCTCCCCCGACGTCAACACCGCCGCCGCGATCGCGCCCCGTTCGCTCACGGGGGCGATCACGTCGGTGGATCCGCAGGGCGGCTTCACGGTGGTGCCGTTCGAACAGCGGCTCGCCGCGCTCCGGGCCCGGTAG
- a CDS encoding peptidase inhibitor family I36 protein → MRKSIAALAVTATVAAVVVGGTSAASADTRVVKDSTVAGLYHLSGENVGALAYDNCLNGQTCFFQYTGGGGILWVVPSCGRNKVPSAFNDKASSAWNKGGGPADLFYNTDYTGFLGTMPWGFRGDLRADHQDRLSSLVVNC, encoded by the coding sequence ATGCGAAAGTCCATTGCCGCGCTCGCCGTGACCGCCACCGTCGCCGCGGTCGTCGTCGGAGGAACCTCGGCCGCCAGTGCGGACACCCGGGTGGTCAAGGACTCCACGGTGGCGGGCCTCTACCACCTGAGCGGGGAGAACGTCGGCGCGCTCGCCTACGACAACTGCCTGAACGGGCAGACCTGTTTCTTCCAGTACACCGGGGGCGGCGGCATCCTGTGGGTGGTGCCGTCGTGCGGCCGCAACAAGGTGCCGAGCGCCTTCAACGACAAGGCGAGCTCCGCGTGGAACAAGGGCGGGGGCCCCGCGGACCTGTTCTACAACACCGACTACACCGGATTCCTCGGCACCATGCCCTGGGGCTTCCGGGGCGACCTCCGCGCCGACCACCAGGACCGGCTGAGCTCCCTCGTCGTCAACTGCTGA
- a CDS encoding VOC family protein, producing MVSVLQNVAIDCADAYELARFWSGVTGRPLHPEDEPGDRETQVMLAEGPVLYFNQVPEAKTAKNRIHLCLRPETSREEEVERLLGLGATLVADLRNPDGSGWAVLADPEGNEFCVLRSESDRAAPQGPQRSGAAVVSHPS from the coding sequence ATGGTTTCGGTATTGCAGAACGTGGCGATCGACTGTGCGGATGCCTATGAGCTGGCCCGGTTCTGGAGCGGGGTGACCGGCCGTCCGCTGCACCCGGAGGACGAACCGGGTGATCGGGAGACTCAGGTGATGCTGGCGGAGGGCCCGGTGCTGTACTTCAACCAGGTGCCCGAGGCCAAGACGGCCAAGAACCGGATCCATCTGTGTCTGCGCCCGGAGACCTCGCGTGAGGAGGAGGTGGAACGGCTGCTGGGTCTCGGTGCCACCCTCGTCGCCGATCTCCGCAATCCCGACGGTTCCGGCTGGGCGGTCCTCGCCGATCCCGAAGGCAACGAGTTCTGCGTTCTGCGCAGCGAGTCCGACCGGGCCGCCCCCCAGGGCCCGCAGCGCTCCGGGGCGGCAGTGGTGTCACACCCATCATGA
- a CDS encoding helix-turn-helix domain-containing protein has protein sequence MPSLPTVRVAAPPFAAGRPPVPAGPDGYELALIQDGGMWIAQARNETEVSAGDLVLWNPSLPLDCRGLGASCGAPSRAIVLHLPRTELPLPDSSVDRLLATSMPGRGGVGGLLARFLSSLVREAPALSEPDAVRLGRVTRELAAVLLAHHAGLHERLPDRSRASRHRELRARIESYIDARLGDPGLTPSSIAARHHISVRTLHWLFRDQERTVAAAIRDARLRRCRADLADGTLAGVPIHAIAARWGFTGPAAFSRAFRSAYGATAGEFRDAAAAAAAGAVGAVGAA, from the coding sequence GTGCCGTCACTGCCGACGGTACGGGTGGCCGCGCCGCCCTTCGCGGCGGGCCGGCCGCCGGTTCCGGCCGGCCCGGACGGCTACGAGCTGGCGCTGATCCAGGACGGCGGGATGTGGATCGCGCAGGCGCGCAACGAGACGGAAGTGTCCGCGGGAGACCTCGTGTTGTGGAACCCCTCGCTGCCGCTCGACTGCCGGGGACTCGGCGCCTCCTGCGGCGCACCCTCGCGGGCCATCGTGCTGCACCTGCCGCGGACCGAGCTGCCCCTTCCCGACAGCAGCGTCGACCGGCTGCTGGCCACGAGCATGCCGGGCCGGGGCGGCGTCGGCGGGCTGTTGGCGCGCTTCCTCAGCAGCCTCGTACGGGAGGCCCCGGCGCTGTCCGAGCCCGATGCCGTCCGCCTGGGCCGGGTGACCCGGGAACTGGCCGCCGTGCTCCTCGCGCACCACGCGGGACTGCACGAGCGATTACCCGACCGGTCCCGCGCCTCCCGCCACCGGGAGCTCCGGGCCCGCATCGAGTCGTACATCGACGCCCGCCTCGGCGATCCCGGTCTGACCCCGTCGTCCATCGCGGCCCGCCACCACATCTCCGTACGGACCCTGCACTGGCTCTTCCGCGACCAGGAGCGGACCGTGGCCGCGGCGATCCGCGACGCGCGGCTGCGGCGGTGCCGGGCCGACCTCGCCGACGGCACCCTGGCCGGGGTGCCCATCCACGCCATCGCGGCGCGCTGGGGGTTCACCGGGCCGGCCGCCTTCAGCCGGGCCTTCCGGAGCGCGTACGGCGCCACCGCCGGCGAGTTCCGCGACGCCGCGGCCGCGGCGGCCGCCGGAGCTGTCGGGGCCGTTGGAGCCGCCTGA
- a CDS encoding SMI1/KNR4 family protein: MNASLVEESWTRIESWLAVHAPAARARLRPPALPQDIEAAERRLGVTFPPELRASLLRHDGVELEDGTPVLAYYGPLSGVDDIVRSTEFLRDVGADLEDDEEEYDEDARDEFAYWPQERLLITLGIGWQSSDGLFLVTRPGRHHGRIGRYFDEDSPSFTPWQGLGDLLADFASALEAGTRFDGRIPLAVDGVLIWDDEQAVIPDPVSVLALAAASEEPRPEPVVEEPAAAAPDGFHAVVTWSRTEEPQPVQPDVVFVAGVSPDALLERLGAVPESARPRTRAQARLSAAAPWAAYRPLVRVGTCGAWSYATQEAGEPQFDRPEVLRRLTRGTRGVLLAKRGPEVRVTVVEDGIPVPEAAHLVESPRVDYTTGPDGQIWQAIGVDPWPGSTAAYTRLLAGLAVDHGIAWHPDPEGEEPAASALLLPVLADLRPASGHEVSSVRDFDLAGLVARTPPERMRAATAAQLVRLAAETGLDAHPEVSEALDRIGRGEPVELAADGPLDLRMRSLAAETRATRELLSAARYEPRPQPVTDADLSAWAARERAAGALRAFVLLPAPQAAEAILHQRMSAHWRTDLAADLA; this comes from the coding sequence ATGAACGCCTCCCTCGTCGAAGAGTCCTGGACCCGCATCGAGTCCTGGCTCGCCGTGCACGCCCCGGCCGCCCGGGCCCGGCTGCGGCCGCCCGCGCTGCCGCAGGACATCGAGGCGGCCGAGCGCCGCCTCGGCGTGACGTTCCCGCCGGAACTGCGGGCGTCGCTGCTCCGCCACGACGGTGTGGAACTGGAGGACGGCACCCCGGTGCTCGCCTACTACGGCCCGCTGTCCGGCGTCGACGACATCGTGCGGAGCACGGAGTTCCTGCGGGACGTCGGCGCGGACCTGGAGGACGACGAGGAGGAGTACGACGAGGACGCCCGCGACGAGTTCGCGTACTGGCCGCAGGAGCGGCTGCTGATCACGCTGGGCATCGGGTGGCAGTCCTCCGACGGCCTCTTCCTGGTCACCCGGCCGGGCCGGCACCACGGCCGGATCGGGCGCTACTTCGACGAGGACTCGCCCTCGTTCACGCCGTGGCAGGGTCTGGGAGACCTGCTGGCCGACTTCGCTTCGGCCCTGGAGGCCGGCACCCGCTTCGACGGCCGGATCCCGCTGGCCGTGGACGGCGTACTGATCTGGGACGACGAGCAGGCCGTGATTCCCGACCCGGTCTCCGTCCTCGCGCTGGCCGCGGCCTCCGAGGAGCCGCGGCCGGAACCCGTGGTCGAGGAGCCGGCGGCGGCCGCGCCCGACGGCTTCCACGCCGTGGTGACCTGGTCGCGGACCGAGGAACCACAGCCCGTACAGCCCGACGTCGTGTTCGTGGCGGGCGTGTCCCCGGACGCGCTCCTGGAGAGGCTGGGGGCCGTCCCCGAGTCGGCCCGGCCGCGCACCCGTGCACAGGCCCGGCTGTCCGCCGCCGCACCCTGGGCGGCGTACCGGCCGCTGGTACGGGTCGGCACCTGCGGCGCGTGGTCGTACGCGACCCAGGAGGCCGGCGAGCCGCAGTTCGACCGGCCGGAGGTGCTGCGACGGCTGACGCGGGGCACGCGCGGCGTGCTCCTCGCCAAGCGGGGGCCCGAGGTCCGCGTCACCGTCGTCGAGGACGGCATCCCCGTGCCGGAGGCCGCCCATCTCGTGGAGTCGCCCCGCGTGGACTACACGACCGGCCCCGACGGGCAGATCTGGCAGGCCATCGGCGTGGACCCGTGGCCCGGGTCCACCGCCGCGTACACCCGCCTGCTGGCCGGGCTGGCGGTGGACCACGGCATCGCCTGGCACCCGGACCCGGAAGGCGAGGAGCCGGCGGCCAGTGCGCTGCTGCTGCCGGTCCTGGCGGACCTCCGGCCGGCCTCCGGGCACGAGGTGTCGTCCGTACGGGACTTCGACCTCGCCGGGCTGGTCGCGCGGACTCCGCCGGAGCGGATGCGCGCCGCGACGGCCGCCCAGCTCGTCCGACTGGCGGCCGAGACCGGCCTCGACGCCCACCCCGAGGTGTCCGAGGCGCTGGACCGGATAGGCCGCGGCGAGCCCGTCGAACTCGCCGCCGACGGGCCGCTGGACCTGCGGATGCGGTCCCTGGCCGCCGAGACCCGGGCGACCCGCGAGCTCCTGTCCGCCGCCCGGTACGAGCCCCGGCCGCAGCCCGTCACCGACGCGGACCTGAGCGCGTGGGCCGCGCGGGAACGGGCGGCCGGGGCGCTGCGCGCGTTCGTGCTGCTGCCGGCGCCCCAGGCGGCGGAGGCGATCCTGCACCAGCGGATGTCCGCGCACTGGCGTACGGACCTCGCCGCGGACCTGGCCTGA
- a CDS encoding DMT family transporter has product MTSLRPSQIPSGLLTGGAVAFTVFAWASAFVSIRSAGAAYSPGALALGRLLAGSLVLGALLLIRRQGLPPRAAWRGIVISGLVWFCGYTVALNWGERLVDAGTAALLVNTGPILMALLAARLLGEALPPRLLSGMTVSFVGAVVVGLSMSAGDSSASTSVLGVALCLLAAVAYATGVVAQKPALSFGTPLQITAYSCMTGTVACLPFAGQLVTELPRAPLSATLNMVYLGVVPTALAFIAWTYALARMPAGRLGATTYAVPAIVVLLSWGLLGEAPGWLTLLGGALCLAGVAVSRYRPRPAPSAPAPASPAGACAPATAAPGRDAPDRTTRTADSSRAAAS; this is encoded by the coding sequence ATGACGTCCTTGCGCCCGAGTCAGATACCGTCCGGCCTCCTCACGGGCGGCGCCGTTGCCTTCACGGTGTTCGCCTGGGCCTCCGCCTTCGTCTCCATCCGCAGCGCGGGCGCCGCCTACTCCCCCGGGGCCCTGGCCCTCGGCCGACTGCTGGCCGGTTCCCTGGTGCTCGGCGCCCTGCTGCTGATCCGCCGTCAGGGCCTGCCGCCCCGTGCGGCGTGGCGGGGCATCGTGATCTCCGGGCTGGTGTGGTTCTGCGGCTACACGGTCGCCTTGAACTGGGGGGAACGGCTGGTCGACGCGGGTACCGCGGCCCTGCTCGTGAACACCGGGCCGATCCTGATGGCCCTGCTCGCGGCCCGTCTGCTCGGGGAAGCGCTGCCGCCCCGCCTGCTGTCGGGCATGACCGTCTCCTTCGTCGGGGCCGTCGTCGTGGGCCTGTCCATGTCCGCCGGCGACAGCAGCGCTTCGACCTCCGTCCTCGGGGTCGCCCTGTGCCTGCTCGCGGCCGTGGCCTACGCCACCGGCGTCGTCGCGCAGAAGCCCGCGCTGTCCTTCGGCACCCCCCTCCAGATCACCGCGTACAGCTGCATGACGGGAACGGTGGCCTGCCTGCCCTTCGCCGGGCAGCTGGTCACGGAGCTGCCGAGGGCGCCGCTCTCCGCGACGCTCAACATGGTCTACCTGGGCGTCGTTCCGACCGCCCTCGCGTTCATCGCCTGGACCTACGCCCTGGCCCGCATGCCCGCCGGCAGGCTCGGCGCCACGACGTACGCCGTTCCCGCGATCGTGGTGCTGCTGAGCTGGGGCCTGCTGGGCGAGGCACCCGGCTGGCTGACCCTGCTCGGCGGAGCGCTCTGCCTGGCCGGCGTCGCGGTCTCCCGCTACCGGCCGCGCCCGGCACCCTCCGCCCCGGCACCCGCCTCACCGGCCGGCGCTTGCGCACCGGCGACGGCGGCCCCCGGCCGGGACGCTCCCGACCGGACCACCCGTACCGCCGACAGCTCACGGGCCGCGGCCTCCTGA
- a CDS encoding RNA ligase family protein codes for MSDGHWTPYPKIPSRARLGGARARAWVALEKVHGANFAVVCDGAGARPAKRRELLGESGLDDFFGVGRIWPALAVAAERCAAALRREHGADAAAPVTVFGELAGGRYPHPDVPPAPGTEPVQTGVWYAPGLHWLPFDATLCIDGGVLWVGDRALRRAAGAAGLHCAPVIARGTLAHVREQDPVFTTRVPELLGLPALPGNLAEGLVVKPAGPWWSTAAAAPDTAPGAGSASALGPGSGAGGAAAHGAGTGTRPVAKFKQPAFAEDARFDGSRPYRAPADGAAGVPGWLLGQVTALLTPARAAAAVGKLGPRTPAVEVAAEIVRDAVEEVAEAVGGLDDGVAPALERALRDGALVLARFDAADRRAPA; via the coding sequence ATGAGCGACGGCCACTGGACGCCGTACCCGAAGATCCCCTCGCGCGCCCGGCTGGGCGGGGCGCGGGCCCGCGCCTGGGTGGCGCTGGAGAAGGTCCACGGCGCGAACTTCGCCGTCGTGTGTGACGGCGCCGGGGCGCGCCCGGCCAAGCGCCGTGAACTGCTCGGCGAGAGCGGCCTCGACGACTTCTTCGGCGTCGGACGGATCTGGCCCGCCCTGGCCGTCGCCGCGGAGCGCTGCGCCGCCGCGCTGCGCCGCGAGCACGGCGCGGACGCCGCGGCCCCGGTCACCGTCTTCGGTGAACTCGCGGGCGGCCGGTACCCGCACCCCGACGTGCCGCCCGCGCCCGGGACGGAACCCGTCCAGACCGGTGTCTGGTACGCGCCCGGACTGCACTGGCTGCCGTTCGACGCCACGCTCTGCATCGACGGCGGTGTCCTGTGGGTCGGCGACCGGGCGCTGCGCCGGGCGGCCGGCGCCGCGGGCCTGCACTGCGCCCCGGTGATCGCCCGGGGCACCCTCGCCCACGTGCGGGAACAGGACCCGGTGTTCACGACCCGGGTACCGGAACTCCTGGGACTGCCGGCACTGCCCGGCAACCTCGCCGAGGGTCTCGTCGTCAAACCGGCGGGACCGTGGTGGTCCACCGCCGCAGCCGCCCCGGACACGGCACCGGGCGCCGGCTCGGCAAGCGCCCTCGGGCCCGGTTCCGGTGCGGGCGGTGCCGCCGCGCACGGCGCCGGCACCGGCACCCGCCCGGTGGCCAAGTTCAAGCAGCCCGCCTTCGCCGAGGACGCGCGCTTCGACGGCTCGCGGCCCTACCGGGCGCCCGCGGACGGCGCGGCCGGCGTGCCCGGCTGGCTCCTCGGCCAGGTCACCGCGCTCCTGACGCCGGCCCGAGCGGCCGCGGCCGTCGGCAAACTGGGGCCGCGCACCCCGGCCGTGGAGGTCGCCGCCGAAATCGTGCGGGACGCGGTCGAGGAAGTGGCCGAGGCCGTCGGCGGCCTGGACGACGGCGTGGCGCCGGCCCTGGAACGGGCCCTGCGGGACGGGGCGCTGGTGCTCGCCCGGTTCGACGCGGCCGACCGCCGCGCCCCCGCCTGA
- a CDS encoding HEAT repeat domain-containing protein translates to MTITQGNTEVARALRALADDRSSVRLRAALAVGTAPDPRFVDTLVERCASEPEFFVRDMLTWALARHPVSVTLPVLVRAVRSDRAQARSQALHTLSKIGDRRAWPAITRSLLSDADDEVARSAWRAAVVLVPEGEEDTLAAALVTQLGRGERETQQSLSRALVALGEVIVPALRAATAVSDPRVHAHALATERLLRDPDAGFEYAIEEAKRVVALGGSGRQGR, encoded by the coding sequence ATGACGATCACGCAAGGGAACACAGAGGTGGCGCGGGCGCTGCGGGCGCTGGCGGACGACCGTTCGTCGGTGCGCCTGCGGGCCGCTCTGGCGGTCGGCACGGCGCCGGACCCGCGCTTCGTGGACACGCTCGTCGAACGGTGCGCGAGCGAGCCCGAGTTCTTCGTCCGCGACATGCTGACCTGGGCGCTCGCCCGCCATCCGGTGTCCGTGACGCTTCCCGTGCTGGTCCGCGCCGTCCGCTCGGACCGCGCCCAGGCTCGGAGCCAGGCGCTGCACACGCTGTCCAAGATCGGGGACCGGCGGGCGTGGCCGGCGATCACGCGGTCGCTGCTGTCGGACGCGGACGACGAAGTGGCTCGGAGCGCCTGGCGGGCCGCGGTCGTGCTCGTACCGGAGGGCGAGGAGGACACCTTGGCCGCGGCGCTGGTGACGCAGCTCGGGCGCGGCGAGCGGGAGACGCAGCAGAGCCTCAGCCGGGCGCTGGTCGCGCTGGGTGAGGTGATCGTTCCGGCTCTGCGTGCCGCCACGGCGGTCTCCGACCCGCGCGTGCACGCGCACGCGCTCGCCACCGAGCGGCTGCTGCGCGATCCGGACGCCGGATTCGAGTACGCGATCGAGGAGGCGAAGCGCGTCGTGGCTCTCGGCGGCTCCGGCCGGCAGGGACGATAG